Sequence from the Halobaculum rubrum genome:
GAACGACGATGGGATTTCACACGTTCGACGCCGACCGCGCGGACAAGCTCGAAGACCCCGGCCGATTCCGCTACTGCTCCGGCGAGGAACTGCTCGCCGCGCTGGCGGTCCCCGCGGACGCGACGGTCGCCGACCTCGGGTCCGGAACCGGCTTTTACACCGACGTGATCGCGCCGCACGTCGGCACCTGCTACGCCGTCGACGTGCAGTCGGAAATGCACGACCTGTACGCCGAGAAGGGAACTCCGGAGAACGTCGAGACAGTCACCGCCGGCGTCGAGGACCTCTCGCTGGCCGACGACACCCTCGACGCCGCCTTCTCGACGATGACGTACCACGAGTACGCGAGCGACGAGTCGCTGGCGGAACTCGCGCGCGTCGTCCGCCCCGGCGGCCGCGTCGTCACGGTCGACTGGACCGCCGACGGCCCCGGCGAGGCCGGGCCGCCGCGCGACGAGCGGTTCGGCGTCGGCGACGCCGCCAGCGCGTTCGAGGACGCCGGCTTCACCGTCGAGCGCGCCGAGACACGCACCGACACGTTCGTCCTCGTCGCGCGTCGCTGAGGATCGGCGGACGGCCCGACGGCGACTCCCGACACCCCGGAGCGGCACGAGCGGGTGTCCGTGCCGCACCGCTCGCCCGAACAACCGACGGGTGGGACTGAAAGGGGCCGGCGTTCTGCGCGAAGCCCGACGAAGCAAGCACCGCAGGAGGGAGGCGAAGCCGACCGACGAGGAGCACAGCGAGTCGCGCGAGCGCAGAACGCCGGGGGCGTTCGCGGTCGACACCGAATCCATGACTGCAGCGTCGGAACTGCCTGTCTCAACCGCGGCGACTACCGATGATCGTCCCAGAACCGCTCCAGCCCGAAGCGTAGCATGTCCGAGCTCACCGGGCGGAACTCCTCGCGCTCGTACTCGGGGAGGTACTCCCGGACCGCGTTCCACGACTCGCGCGCGTAGCGCGCGTCGATCAGACACCGCACGCCGACCTCGTCGCTGCCGCGGATCACCCGACCGATCGCCTGCCGGGCCTTCCGAACCGCGGGGACGGTTAGCGCCGTCTCGAACCCCTCGCCGAACTCCCGGTCGTACGCCGTCTTCACCGCACGCGTCCGCGGCGACGACGTGTTGATGATCGGGACGCCGCAGATCACCGCCGCGGCGAGGCGGTCCCCCTCGTAGTCGACGCCCTCGGTGAGGGTGCCGCGGATGCTGGTGACGAGCACCTTCGCGTCGCCGTCGAAGAAGTCCGTTTTGAGCGCCTCGGTCGCGGTGTCGTCGCTGGACTCGTCGATGAGGACAGCCTTGTCGACCCGGCCGTTCGCCTCCAACTCGCCGGCCATCCACTCCGCCTCGCCGTAGCTGGGCATCCCGACGAGGACGTTTCCGGGTGTCGTTGCCGCCACCTCCGCCGCGGCGTCGGCGTGCGCGCGCCGGGTCTCGTTGTCCTCGCCGGGAGGACCGCGATTCGAGAACGTGAACTTCGGCGCGTCGACCGCGAACGACGCCCGGTTCCCCTCGGGGAACCCGAGGCCGTAGGTCCGATCCTCGACGGGTCGTCCCTCGGACTCGAGGTA
This genomic interval carries:
- a CDS encoding class I SAM-dependent methyltransferase encodes the protein MGFHTFDADRADKLEDPGRFRYCSGEELLAALAVPADATVADLGSGTGFYTDVIAPHVGTCYAVDVQSEMHDLYAEKGTPENVETVTAGVEDLSLADDTLDAAFSTMTYHEYASDESLAELARVVRPGGRVVTVDWTADGPGEAGPPRDERFGVGDAASAFEDAGFTVERAETRTDTFVLVARR